TTGATAGGTaacttaaagtgaccttgaccttcaatgAACGTTGCAAATAGCTTATGTTCTGATGAATATGGGTGAATGAGGCACCAttgaatataaaaagaaaaataactgaTTTGACTCTAGTTAAACTATGGCGCTCATGGCATCATACCAAAGTTTGAACGAGTATCCCTTTCACTGTTCTGTACAGCTGTGAAAACACAGTgagacataataataatgaacataaATTAATCACCCCTTCTCGCCGGAGCTCACGGCAATacacaatagcaaaacaaatcagagcattcacacacagacacacacaaagtcgtTAAAGGTTTATTGGCTGCGGCAATAAtagccgcaagaataatcctttagttcgttcaaagtacccaagcatgtcctgtatacaaaagtaaggcgattgagattttattttggtttttttacacaagccagagaacaccagtgcttgtgagagcaaaacgtttgcccgtagggaagtgaaccttccttatctttcgcaccAGAGAGCTGTTCAAaaggggtattgtgcaagttggctattaaACCATTGTAATTCGGAAAAtgtctttaaccttcgccggcactcgtgggtccgtgcggacccagaagggtgtttgattgcaaatatcttttaaacgagttggaattttttaatgagcttttagaaatgcctcagacacctaacaagctatcatctcctaaaagctcattaaatttcagtgataattaattaattaattaatggtcaaatttagactacacacggaagcattcgtggggacgtgcggacccatacttctcaaagaaggaaaagcgtgtatacccttccgaggcactcgtgggtccgtgcggacccagaagggtgtttgattgcaaatatctcttaaacgagttggaattttttaatgagcttttagaaatgcctcagacacctacaaagctttcatctcctaaaagctcattaaatttcagtgataattaattaattaattaattaatggtcaaatttagactacacacggaagcattcgtggggacgtgcggacccatacttctcaaagaaggaaaagcgtgtatacccttccgaggcactcgtgggtccatgcggacccatacttctcaaagaaggacaattgtgcaaacccttccgtggcactcgtggggccatgcagacccataatattttaccaaataccgtgtgtagtctaaatttgaccattaattaattaattaattatcactgaaatttaatgagcttttaggagatgatagctttttaggtgtctgaggcatttctaaaagctcattaaaaaattccaactcgtttaagagatatttgcatcaaacacccttctgtgtccgcacggacccacgagtgccacggaaggatatgcatatttttctttctttgagaagcatgggtctgcacggccccacgagtgccacggaaggatatgcacatttttccttctttgagaagcatgggtctgcttGGCCCCACGAATGCGttcgtgtgtagtcgataacgagtgccggcgaaggttaatggcTGAATAACAATGAGTTCCTTTATACGTTGGATTGGgcaagccatatatatatatatatatataaatatatctagcatcaataaacctaaaaatacactaaggtctttttcaaaaacaatagtctgttttaaaaactttcagcaattttcaaCCTTATAAATCTATACTATAGATACATCAAAAGAAATTTGGTGCAATTAAACAGGTAACCTAATGGCAAATCATTGTGTAAAACTTTCTTTGCAACTTTCTTTCACAAAGTGTAcgtatttttttatattttttttagcaatattgttttcgtggtgcagtacctgtgtttaaaaataataaaatacacaGCGGACATAATTTCGCTTTATTTGAATGACTTTCCACTTTACAAAGATTGGTTTAGAATTAGAGCGCAGATTTAAaccaatttgaaaaaaacagttgCTTATACCTTCTACCATGCTTGGTACTTTGAACAAACTTTATGATTGTTTTTGAGGCTTTCATTGTTGCAGCCCAATGCTGCTCAGTGCAAATTAACTTTTTTGAAGGCGAAGTGTCTGCACCCAGACACATCCTTACTCTGAGGTCTCAAAGCAAACCCGCAAATTGAGGCACACCTCCCAACGCCATGCAAGATATTGCAGATTTATTGCACGATTACGTGGCTGGCGCGGATAGGGCAAGTAGCCTAATAAGTTTACAATTTAAAACGAATGcttctttcattgacaaaagcagtaatcatgtgtcaaaacactggaTCGGCTTTGGAATGCGCttcaggggtcgacactaacttatttggcctggggccacactggccccagagatggaaattgctggggcggaaaacaaaaatctggggcccactctcattattcacgtgcggcaatgcattgtttgtttttcttcatcgtactgaagccagggtaattctttcaaccatttgacattgaaattacgacagagcttcacgcttttggctgcatcggtctccttttttcgtttctctccaccctgttcttcatcttcatttccaggtctttttacaccagggatgtgtcgccacattttgcgtttggcatttgaaggcgatacttatctctcacgctaaagagcgcaatttgggagttatttcccttgcggcattgtccttcgacgatttcaatgggttttttttcttcttgactgcggcattgatcgtaacgcaaatttcagtgacgactatgactggcgatttttagtgattggctctggcattagaaatttcggtttgtcattgttggaatttatcctggggcggagtgggccccaagcttcggcaataattggggcggaacacaaaactctggggcgttccgccccccgcccccgctagtgtcgaaccctgcgcTTGTAAATAAAAGTAGACAATGAATTTTTCTTGTGATTCCACTGACCAATCTGCTTGTAGTCTggacaatcaagcgtacaaaatatggcaaaatcgtatgggttcacaGGTCTGCTATACACTTCAGGTTTGGGGTGtccacaagctaactttttttttactcgagCATGTTGGCAACGAACTGGAGAACAACATCTGACCATGTTGATCGGTGGGTGGCCCACTCCGAGGGTCAATGCGCTCCGTTAGTTGCACGAGCTGTTCCTCAGAGAGGGGGCAAGCCGTGGCAGGCACATCCTAACGACTGTCTGGCAAAGGATGGTCCTCGATTATCGATTGAAGGCTTCTCCCTTTCCAGAAGTCCTGTACTGCTGTGGATGTGCTGGCTCGTCTCTCCAGCATCCCCCTGAAGAAGAGCTGCAGGGGAGTTCTGTTGCGCTCTGTCCTCAGGGGTTGGTGGTTCTTCTGTTCCACAAACCACTGTAGGGACCGGTTCAGCCTGGGCAGAAAAACATAGTGGAGGGCCCACAAGTGAATGGGATTGTCCATGTTCAGTATCCCCAGACCACCTTCTGCCTGTGGTGTTCCCATAGCAGTAAACAGGTCATGGTAAGGGTTCACCACATCTTTCCAGACGTCGAGCCAGAGACGCTCGATCCTTTGGTTATGGTCACTGCGGCCTTGCATCGCACTGCCTCTCCCTTCTCCCCTGTGTTCGTTCATGAGGGCGACGACATCCAGATTCTCGCCACCATGGTCCATGCGGACTCTTGACGGGAGTCCAAAGCGTTGGGTTCCACCCAAAAACAGATCCCGAACGGTCTCTGACCTGTTGTTTCGGTGGCATGGAGGAAGGTAGTGGCCCGGCTAAAGCCATCGATTGCCCCATGAATCACCATTTTCCACCTGCAATATAACAAACAGAGATCCGTTTCCATATGTGATTTCACCACACAAATTCTGATTAAAGAGTTATTGGGAAATAAGTACAGGTAACATGCTCAGTAAATATTAAAAAGTAATGGTCAAagtgctttttcatgaccgagaatcaagaccattatttttaatatatatcattgagaaaaggtgtgtaacccatttaatccacctttcttcaattttgcaaagaaataaatcaagaaaAGCAATTGCTTTATATGACTTTTCTTCGTCATGTCCATAAGCCTTAAGGgtcttgtaggtcttaaaaggaggattccactaacTGCTAAGACTCTAAAATTTtataaaaataagcaaaattTTGGTAATGTCTGCTGGTTAATAACACATACAATTCAGTgaaatttaataaaaataactgagaaaaccgcaatgtaaagcttttacaaacttgaccccactgtgaccccaaaatgtgacagggatcaaccaaactagggtcacgTAGGTAGATTATCAAATCCTtcaagtgttcaaagtttcaaagctcaagcttcaaaaacacctgagataacatcaatgttaagatattttgattcgaacatgaccccctgtgaccccaaaacttgacgaaggtcaatcttcttcttcttcagcgttcgacgatggctgtgtctagattctttggcccgtgatgttgacgaagtgggctgtgacgaaggtcaatcaaccttatgtcttcttcttcttcttatgcgttcgtgggctgaaactcccacgtgcactcgtggtttgcacgagtggaattttacgtgtatgaccgtttttaccccaccatttaggcagccatacgccgctttcggaggaagcatgctgggtattttcttgtttctataacccaccgaactctgacatggat
This genomic interval from Littorina saxatilis isolate snail1 unplaced genomic scaffold, US_GU_Lsax_2.0 scaffold_2409, whole genome shotgun sequence contains the following:
- the LOC138954393 gene encoding uncharacterized protein isoform X1 gives rise to the protein MDHGGENLDVVALMNEHRGEGRGSAMQGRSDHNQRIERLWLDVWKDVVNPYHDLFTAMGTPQAEGGLGILNMDNPIHLWALHYVFLPRLNRSLQWFVEQKNHQPLRTERNRTPLQLFFRGMLERRASTSTAVQDFWKGRSLQSIIEDHPLPDSR